From the Hydrogenobacter sp. genome, one window contains:
- a CDS encoding tetratricopeptide repeat protein produces MKRVLLLIFLALVSCAVKDQKETKEWQYYYDLGMSSYVAKNYSDAIANFFRSAQIAPKEPKVWNALGLAYMEAKEFQKAENSFRKALEVDPTYTEAKMNLGILYYNIKDYEKAKSTLEDTLKDETFSQKHMAYYYLAKVYKALGEDQMYIDSLEKATAYNPMFLEAQMELAQEYERRGDYEKAKDIYSALLNNNVDNPVVLLGLARVNFQLGNYEASKDIIRSILEKKESDNLIRSQAYELLNKVLIKEQEKYIRSLHRGEKPEEVPSSAQTKKEEQLQIKEKTYAIQLGSFSSYERADAFKKKLEGSLKDVRVIEQSGIYKVMYGRFTSKEEAEKERKNLLKNFNILGFIVEQ; encoded by the coding sequence ATGAAAAGGGTCTTACTTTTGATATTCTTAGCTCTAGTTTCATGTGCAGTCAAAGATCAAAAAGAGACAAAAGAGTGGCAGTATTATTACGATCTTGGTATGTCTTCTTACGTTGCTAAAAACTACTCTGACGCTATAGCAAATTTTTTTAGATCAGCACAGATAGCACCGAAAGAACCGAAAGTGTGGAATGCCTTAGGACTCGCCTATATGGAAGCAAAAGAGTTCCAAAAGGCGGAAAATTCCTTTCGGAAAGCGCTGGAGGTTGACCCTACATACACAGAAGCTAAGATGAATCTTGGCATACTGTACTACAACATTAAGGATTACGAAAAAGCAAAAAGTACCTTGGAAGATACACTCAAGGATGAGACTTTTTCTCAAAAGCATATGGCTTATTACTATCTTGCGAAAGTTTATAAAGCTCTGGGTGAGGATCAAATGTATATAGATAGCTTAGAAAAGGCTACAGCTTATAATCCTATGTTTTTAGAAGCTCAGATGGAGCTTGCGCAAGAATATGAAAGGAGGGGTGATTACGAGAAGGCCAAGGATATTTACAGTGCGTTGCTTAATAATAACGTGGATAATCCTGTAGTTCTTCTCGGTCTTGCAAGAGTAAATTTCCAGCTCGGCAATTACGAAGCCTCAAAGGATATAATAAGGAGCATCCTTGAGAAAAAGGAAAGTGATAATCTAATCAGGAGTCAGGCTTACGAACTTCTAAACAAGGTACTTATAAAGGAACAAGAGAAATATATACGTAGCCTACACAGAGGAGAAAAACCTGAAGAGGTACCTTCTTCAGCGCAGACAAAAAAAGAAGAGCAGCTTCAAATAAAAGAAAAAACGTATGCCATACAGTTGGGGAGCTTTTCCTCTTATGAAAGAGCAGATGCTTTCAAGAAAAAGTTAGAAGGATCTCTCAAAGACGTCAGAGTGATAGAACAATCTGGAATATACAAAGTTAT
- the argS gene encoding arginine--tRNA ligase, producing MREIVEANIKGIIKELYGLHIEGFVIDKPKDEKLGDLATNVAFLLSKELKLDPKQVAQELAKKLSDENVSAKATGGFINFTFSEMYLKEEFERLVLEGEAYFVENLGCGEKVQVEFVSANPTGPLHLGHGRGAVVGDVLANLLETFGYNVTREYYINDAGYQVYLLGLSILYRYKDLLNQHDEELKEIYEREGYKGGYIVQLAKDAKAFYGDTLLKEDKEKAIDLLKDYGVKRLLEEIKSTLELLNIRFDVWYSERTLYQGGKVQEVINALTEKGYTYEKDGALWFRSTQFGDDKDRVLRRSDGTYTYFASDVAYHWEKYKRGFTRVINIWGADHHGYLPRLKGALLALGVPPDWLSVQFVQMVRLFSQGQEMRMSKRTGEFITLKELVEEAGPDAVRFIFLTKRSDTPLDFDIDLLKKKSSENPVFYVQYMHARIRGVFREVLSRFGIDADTERLENHVYSLKEEQEIKLIKRVVFLKDQIKEAVVKMHPHIITYELIELAKDFHNYYNHYRIMVENRSVMLSRLALLKGIERSVKFALKLMGVTAPDSM from the coding sequence GTGAGAGAGATAGTAGAAGCTAACATAAAAGGGATAATAAAGGAGCTTTATGGACTGCATATAGAGGGCTTTGTTATAGACAAACCCAAAGACGAAAAACTGGGTGATTTAGCTACAAATGTTGCCTTTCTCTTATCAAAAGAGCTAAAGCTGGATCCTAAGCAAGTAGCACAAGAGCTTGCAAAAAAATTGAGTGATGAAAATGTATCTGCAAAAGCTACGGGCGGTTTTATAAACTTTACTTTTTCGGAGATGTATCTCAAGGAGGAATTTGAAAGACTCGTTCTGGAGGGAGAAGCATACTTTGTGGAAAACTTAGGCTGTGGAGAAAAAGTGCAGGTGGAATTTGTGAGCGCAAACCCCACGGGTCCTCTTCATTTAGGTCACGGAAGAGGCGCTGTAGTAGGGGATGTACTTGCTAACCTTTTAGAAACCTTTGGCTACAATGTTACCAGAGAATACTACATTAACGATGCGGGCTATCAGGTTTACCTTCTGGGACTTTCCATACTTTATAGATACAAAGATCTTTTGAATCAGCATGATGAGGAGCTTAAGGAGATTTATGAAAGAGAGGGATATAAAGGTGGCTACATTGTACAGCTTGCCAAAGATGCAAAAGCCTTTTACGGCGATACTCTCCTCAAGGAGGATAAAGAAAAAGCTATAGATCTGCTTAAGGATTACGGAGTAAAAAGGCTCTTAGAGGAAATTAAAAGCACTTTAGAACTGTTGAATATAAGATTTGACGTTTGGTATAGCGAAAGAACCCTTTACCAAGGAGGTAAAGTCCAAGAGGTCATAAATGCGCTCACGGAGAAAGGTTATACATACGAAAAGGATGGGGCTTTGTGGTTCAGATCAACTCAATTTGGGGATGATAAAGATAGGGTACTGAGAAGATCTGATGGGACATATACTTACTTTGCCAGTGACGTAGCTTATCACTGGGAAAAATATAAGAGAGGTTTCACTCGTGTGATAAACATCTGGGGAGCTGACCATCACGGATACCTTCCCAGACTAAAAGGAGCGCTTTTGGCTTTAGGTGTACCTCCCGATTGGTTGAGCGTACAGTTCGTTCAGATGGTTAGACTCTTCAGCCAAGGTCAGGAGATGAGGATGTCCAAAAGAACTGGGGAGTTCATAACACTTAAGGAACTTGTAGAAGAAGCTGGACCCGACGCGGTCAGGTTTATCTTTTTGACAAAGAGAAGCGATACACCTCTGGATTTTGATATAGACCTTCTAAAAAAGAAAAGCTCTGAAAATCCAGTTTTTTACGTCCAATACATGCATGCGAGGATAAGAGGAGTTTTCAGGGAAGTACTTTCCAGATTCGGCATAGATGCGGATACGGAAAGGCTTGAAAATCATGTTTATTCTTTAAAAGAAGAACAGGAGATCAAGCTTATAAAAAGGGTGGTATTTCTAAAGGATCAGATAAAGGAAGCTGTTGTTAAGATGCATCCTCATATAATAACTTATGAGCTTATAGAACTCGCAAAAGACTTTCATAATTACTACAATCACTATCGCATTATGGTTGAAAATAGGAGCGTGATGCTTTCCCGCCTTGCTTTACTCAAAGGAATTGAAAGATCCGTAAAATTTGCGCTAAAATTAATGGGGGTAACAGCACCAGACAGTATGTAA
- a CDS encoding SPOR domain-containing protein: MKRERLVILLGLLVATVFFYLGLNAWLKNKEEKVVPPPVVIQPKPKEATPQTQTAQPPTPPAEKTPPSEEKPHEEKKEREVQKVKEEPIAQKIKEEKKTVKKEEHKKKTYTVQIGAFSNAENARKALKKAEELGYKGSIVQEEGLYKVRLKVATADIKKDVSRLKSHFGSVLLKR; the protein is encoded by the coding sequence ATGAAGAGGGAAAGGCTCGTAATCCTTCTTGGATTGCTCGTAGCTACAGTTTTTTTCTATCTTGGACTGAATGCCTGGCTTAAAAACAAGGAGGAGAAGGTTGTACCTCCACCTGTAGTCATACAACCCAAACCTAAGGAAGCTACACCTCAAACTCAAACTGCGCAACCTCCAACACCACCTGCTGAAAAGACACCACCTTCAGAAGAAAAACCTCATGAGGAAAAGAAGGAGAGAGAAGTACAAAAAGTTAAAGAGGAGCCTATAGCGCAAAAGATAAAAGAGGAAAAGAAGACGGTAAAAAAAGAGGAGCATAAAAAGAAGACCTACACAGTACAAATAGGAGCCTTTTCTAACGCCGAAAATGCGCGAAAAGCCCTCAAGAAGGCAGAAGAATTGGGATACAAAGGTAGCATAGTGCAGGAGGAAGGTCTTTATAAAGTGAGGCTGAAGGTTGCTACTGCTGATATAAAAAAGGACGTGAGCAGGTTAAAGAGCCATTTTGGAAGTGTTCTTCTTAAGCGATGA